From the genome of Gemmatimonadota bacterium:
GTGGCCAGCATCGCCGACGGATAGTCGTCGTCGCTGACGAGACTCGAGCCGCCCGGACTATAGGCGCGCATCAGGACCTCGTCGGCCTTGAAGGTCGTGGGCTTGAGCACGACGCGCGCCCCGTTGGAGAGCGTCCAGATCGTGGCCCCGAGGTCGGTCACGGTGCTCTCCGCCACGATGCGCCCAGGGCGCGGGATGGTCCCGACGAGCGGGGCGTCCGAGACGGTCTCGGTGTACGCGCTGACGGTCGTCGCGTCGGCTTTGCGAAAGGCCGCGAGGATGGCGCCCTCGGTGGGAACGGTGGCGCTGTCCTTCGCGGGGGCGGCGACGGTCACGACACGATTGCGCTTGCCGATCCACGTGCGGGCGAGGGCGTTGACCTCGTCGAGCGTGACGGTGGGGAGGAGGCGCTGCACCTCGCGGTACTCCCACGCGATGCCCGGCGCCGGCGTTCCAGTGAGGAACTGCTCGACGTACTCCTCCACATAGTTGGCCGACTCGGACTTGTCGCGCTCGGCGTAGGCACTCTCGTAGGCGCGGAGGATCGCCGTGCGAGCGCGTTGCAGCTCGGAGGCGAGGAAGCCGTGCTGGTCGACGCGCCGCGCTTCGATGAGCACCGCTTCGAGCGCCGGGATGATCCCGCCGTCCTTGGCCGCGGCCGAGAGCTGGTAGACATCCGTCGAGCGCACGAAGCTCCCGTAGTCCGAGCCGGCAAACGAGAAGGGGGCGTCGGCGCGCCGAGAGATCTCGGTCAGGCGCTGGTTGAGCATGTCATTGTACAGCTGACCCACCAGGGCACGCCGATAGTCGGCGACGGTCCGTTGCCGCGCTGGCGGATGCTTGAACAGCACGGTGACACTGCTGAACTGCTGCTCGGGATCGGTGGCGATGCTCACCAGGGTGGAGTCGTTGTCGGGGACGCCGATCATCGCACGCGGGCGCGCGCGCGGGGGGCGCACCAAGGACGAGAAGCGCCGGCGCAGCAGCGATTCGAGGCGATTGGGGTCGACGTCACCCACCGCGACCACCGCCATGTTGTCCGGACGGTACCACTCGCGATAGAAGCGCTTGAGCGGCCCGGGGTTCGCGCCCTGAATGATCTCCGGCAGTCCGATCGGGAGTCGCTCGGCATAGCGGGAGCCGCGGAAGATCACCGGGAACTGCTTGTCGCGAATGCGCGTGTCGGCGCCGAGGCCGCCACGCCACTCCTCGAGCACGACGCCGCGCTCGTTGACGACGTCGGTGGAGTCGAAGAGGGCGCCGTGGGCCCAGTCCTCGAGGATGCCGAACGACTTCTCGAGCAGCCCCGGCTTGTCGGTGGGGACGGGAAGGATGTAGACGGTCTCGTCGAATCCGGTGTAGGCATTGAGGTCGGCGCCGAACTTGACGCCGATCGATTCGAGATACGAGACGATGTCGTTCTTCTTGAAGCGCCGCGTCCCGTTGAAGAGCATGTGCTCGGTGAAGTGCGCCAGCCCGCGTTGGTCGTCGTCCTCGAGCACCGAGCCGGCGTTGATGACGAGGCGCAGCTCGACCCGTTGCTCGGGCTTGGCGTTGCGTCGAATGAAGTACCGCAGCCCGTTCGGCAGCCGCCCCACGCGCACGGCGGGGTCGGTCGGGATGCGTTGGGCGTTCAGTGTGCCGGCGGTCGCGGGGCGCGTGCGCGTTGCGGCGGCTTCCTGCGCACCGAGCGGGGCCGCCAGGGACGCGGCGAGCGGGACGGCGGCGAGGAATCGGGCGAGGCGCGGGAACGATGCGGCGCGAACTCGAGGCTTCGATGACATGCTCACTCCACAGGGAAGGGCCGAGCGACGAGAGGCGACGTCTGCGTGTGGCGGCCGAAGACGGCACCGACCCGCCGGAACGACGCCGGTTCGTCTGCATTGCTCCCATAAACCTAGGGAGGGCGGGGCGCGCGGGCAGGGCGTGTGTGATGTGACGAACGGGGTGCGCGTGGGGGGGGGACGAGGGAGGGCGCGGCGTTCGGGGCGCGTCGTGGTGGTCCCAGCCCAACGTGCCGTCCGTCGGTCGCGCGCCCTGGCCGCGACGGCGTGCCGCCTTCGCACGCGTCCCCCACCGCTGGGCCCCCGTCATCGGCTGGGCGAGGCGTCGTGTTCGGCGGTCGCCCCGAGCGCGCGGACGGTGGGATGCAGCGCGCGGGCGATTGCAGCTGTCGACCCTGCGTTGGCGCATCCTAATCGGCGCGTCGCCTAAAGCTTTTGGTCGCCGGTCCGAAAATTATCTGTGGGACCCTTCGTGTTCTCCCTACCGGGTCCCGTCGACTCCCCTACGCCACGCGCCAATGGATGATCTGCTGCGCGATTTCCTCACCGAGAGCGCCGAGAACCTGCAGAAGCTCGATCAGGACCTGATCGAACTCGAGCAGCGCCCGCACGACCTCGCGTTGGTGCACAGCATCTTCCGCACGATCCACACGATCAAGGGGACGTGCGGCTTCATTGGACTGCCACGACTCGAGGTCCTCGCGCACGTCACCGAGAGCGTGCTCGGCGCGGTTCGGGAGGGGCGCCTGATGGTCGTGCCGTCGATGATCAGCGACATCCTGCAGTCGGTCGACACGATCAAGGCGATTCAGGGTGAGCTCGAACGCAGCGAGACCGAACCCGCCGGCGACGACACGGCGCTCCTCGGTTCGTTGCAGGCGTGGATGGACTGTGCCACGACGCCGGTCTCGAACCTGCCGATGGCGCCGACCCCGGACGCCGTTCGCGCGATCATGGCATCGAACACGCCGGGGGCGCCGGTCGCCTCGCCCCCCGCCACGGCCACGTCGCCGGCCGCGTTCACCCCCGATGACGACGAGGCCGAACTCGTCGGCGGTACGCGCGGTACGTTCGAGGACTTCGGAACCGGCGAGGTCCTGGCAATCCACGTGGACGCGACGAAGACCGTGCGTTCCACCGGCGGTGCGAGCGCTGTTCCCGGTACGTCGATCCCCGCCGCCGCGACGGTTGGCGCGCCGGACGTGACGCCCACCCCGCCCCCGGTGCAGGCGGCAACCGCCGGGTCGACCGCGGCCCCGCCGCCTAACGCCACGGAAGGTTCTCGCGCGGACGGCGCCTCGAGCGAGGCGCGCGGGTCGATCGCCGACAGCTCGCTGCGGGTCAACGTGACGCTGCTCGACAAGCTGATGAACCTCGTGGGCGAGCTGGTGCTCGCGCGCAACCAGCTCATCCAGCTCTCGGCGGCCGACGACGATTCCGTCTATGCCGCGCCGGTGCAGCACCTCAACCGCGTCACGACCGACCTGCAAGAGGCGGTGATGCGGACCCGCATGCAGGCGATCGGTGGGGCCTGGAGCAAGCTTCCGCGCCTCGTGCGCGACCTGGCCAAGGCCAGCGGCAAGCAGCTCGCCCTCGAGATGCACGGTGCCGAGACCGAACTCGATCGCCAGATCCTGCAGGCGATCCAGGATCCGCTCACCCACATGGTGCGCAACTCGGCCGACCATGGGGTCGAACTCCCCGACGTGCGCCGCAGCGCGGGCAAGCCGGAGCAGGGGACGATCCGCCTCAACGCGTACCATGAAGGGGGACACGTCATCCTCGAGATCGCCGACGACGGCGCCGGGATCAGCGTGGAGAAGGTGCGGCGCAAGGCGGTGGAGCGCGGGCTCGTCCCCGCCGATGTCGCCGCGACGCTGAGCGAGGCGCAGGTCTTCCGCTTCATCTTCGAGCCCGGCTTCTCGACCGCCGAGAAGATCACGAACGTGTCGGGGCGCGGCGTGGGCATGGACGTCGTGCGCAGCAACATCGAGAAGATCGGCGGCACGGTCGAACTGTCGTCGCGCGAAGGGCGCGGGACGACCGTGCGCGTGAAGATCCCGCTGACCTTGGCGATCATCTCCGCGCTCCTCGTCGGTTCCGCGTCCGAGGTCTTCGCGATCCCGCAGATCGGCGTGGTCGAGCTGGTGCGCGTCAACGACGAGGTGCGCCATCGCATCGAGGAGGTGCAGGGGGCGCGCTTCTTCCGCCTGCGCGACACGCTCCTCCCGCTCGTGTCGCTCGCCGAGCGCCTGGTCCTGTCGACCACGTTACTGCCTGACGAGTACAACATCATCGTCTGCCAGGTCGGGGAGCTGCGCGTCGGCTTGGTCGTCGACGAAGTCTTCGACACGCAGGAGATCGTGGTCAAGCCGGTCGGGCGACTCGTGAAGCACCTCCCGGTGTATGCGGGGTGCACGATCCTGGGCGATGGCCGGGTGATCATGATCCTCGACACCACCGGGATTGCCAACGAGGCGTTGGCGGTCACGCACGCGGAGCAGGCCGCCGGCGCGGCGACCGAGTTGGACGCCTCGGAGGACGGTGCAACGGAGAGCGTCCTGGTCTACGACGCGGGCAGTACGGCGTTGCAGGCGGTGCCGCTCTCCCTCGTCGCACGCCTGGAGGAGATCCCGGCCGACCAGATCGAGGAGGCCGACGGGCGGGCGCTGGTGCAGTATCGCGGGGCACTGCTGCCGCTGCTGCCGGCGAGCGCCGCGATGGACCTGCGCGCCCGCAACCCGCGTCCGGTGATCGTCTTCACCGACAACGGGCGGTCGATGGGTGTGGCCGTGGACGAGATTCGCGACATCGTGGATGCGCGCCTCACGCTCGACCAGGCGACGCATCGTCCCGGCGTCCTCGGCGTCTGCGTGATTGGCGGGCGGGCCACCGAGATCATCGACACCAACCACTTCCTGCGCCAGGCGTTCGGTGATTGGTTCGCGCCGGCGGCACAGCTGCAACGTGGCGACACGCACGTCCTGCTGGTGGACGACTCGCGCTTCTTCCTCAGCCTCATCGCCCCGGTGCTGCGAGGTGCCGGCTACAAGGTGAGCACCGCGTCCGACGGGCGGGATGCGCTCACGTACCTGGAGCGTGGCGACCGGTACGACATCATCATCAGTGACATCGACATGCCTGCCGTCGACGGCTTCGCCCTCGCGCGCGAGATTCGCGCGAATCCGGCCTGGAGCGACGTTCCGCTGCTCGCCCTCACGGGGCGCAGCACCCCCGCCGACCGTGAGCGCGCCCGCGCCTGCGGCTTCGACGAGTTCCTCGTGAAGTTCGACCGGGAGGCGGTGCTGTCGGCACTGCAGCGCCTCGCCGCCGCCGCGGGGGTCCCCGCATGAGCGCGGCCATCGGCGGAACGACGTCCGGGCACGGCTCGGTCGAGTACGTGACCTTTCGCCTGGCCGACCAGTGGTTAGGCATCCCGGTGCTGCTCGTGCAGGAGGTGCTGCTGGCCCAGCGCATTGCGCTGGTGCCGCGCACCCCCGCCGAAGTGGCCGGCTTCCTCAACTTGCGCGGCCAGATCGTCACGGCGGTCGAGCTGCGCACCCGTCTTGGCCTCCCCCGCGCGTGCTGCCGGGGAGGCGCCGATGAACGTCGTCGTGCGGCACGAGGGGGAGCTGTTCTCCCTGCTCGTGGACGAAGTCGGCGACGTGCTCTCCGTCGACGGTGCGGCCGTCGAACCGCCTCCTCCCACTCTCGATCCGACCTGGCGCCAGGCCTGCGCCGGCATCGTTCGCCGCGAGCGCGGCCTTCTCGTCGTCGTCCACGTCCACGCCTTGCTGCGACTCGACCTCGCGGCAGCCTAACGCCTCCTACAGGAACCCGATCATGCCGCGCGTCAAGTCCGCCCCGGCGTCCCCCAGCGTCAAGCTGCTCCGCGATTCCTTCGATGCGCTCAAGCCGCGCGCGGACCTGCTCGCCCGCACCTTCTACCGCATCCTCTTCGAGCGCCATCCGGATGTGAAGCCGCTGTTCGCGCACGTGAACATGACCGACCAGCGCAAGAAGCTGGTGCAGGCCATCGGCGTGGTGGTGGCCAACGCCGACAAGCCGGAGCGCCTGGAGGAGGTGGCGACGGCACTCGGCGCACGCCACGTGGCGTACGGCGCCAAGCCCGAACACTACGGGGCCGTCGGCGAGGCACTCATCGCGGCGCTCGCCACCGTGGCCGGTCCGCTCTGGAGCAAGTCGCTCGAGAAGGCGTGGACCGGTGCCTACAAGACCGTTGCCGCGTTTGCGATCGCCGGGGCAGAGGCCGCGAATGAGGACGCCGATACCGCCGAGGCGAGCGGGAAGGCGGGGCTCATGGGGAGCGCCTCGGCGCTCTTTGCCGCCCTCGACGGCGTGGGGACCAACATCTTCGTCGCCGACGCAGAGTTCAACCTGGTCTGGATGAACCGCAAGTCGCACGAGACGATGCAGGGGATGGAGGACGTGACGGTCGCGCTGTTCGGCGTGCGCGAACGCGAGATGGAGGGCGGGTCGATCGACCGCTTCCACGCCGGCGAGCTGCGTGGGCGCGTCCGCACGCTGTTGGCCAATCCGCACAACCTCCCCTACCGGCGCGTGATCCGCGTGGGCGAGCGCAAGCTCGACCTGTGCGTGAGCGCGATCGCCGAGGGGAACGAGGTGAAGGGCTTCGTCGTGAACTGGGAGGACGTCACGGACCGTGAGGCCGCGGTGCTGCAGGCCGCGCGCCTGCAGAACATGATGGACAACGTGAACATCAACGTGATGCTCACGGACCTCGACCTGAACCTGATCTACATGAACCCGGCGTCGATCAAGACGCTGAAGCCGCTGGAGCATCACCTCCCGATGCCGGTGGACCGCATCCTCGGGCAGAAGATCGACATCTTCCACAAGGATCCGTCGCACCAGCGCCGGATGCTGGCGTCGGACAAGAACCTCCCGCATCGCGCCAAGATCCGCCTCGGCCCCGAGACGCTCGACCTCAACCTGGTGGCCATTTACGACCACGACCGCAAGTACATCGGGGCGATGGTGACGTGGGCGGTCATTACGGATCGGGTGCGCATGGCCGACGACTTCGAGCGCGATGTGCAGGCCGTGGTCAACGTCGTGAGCTCCTCGTCGACGGAACTCGAGGCGAGCGCGCAGGGGATGGCCGCCTCGGCCGAGGAGACGACTCGTCAGGCGCAGGCCGTGGCAGCTGCCTCGGAAGAGGCGACGCGCAACGTGCAGACGGTGGCCGCGTCGGCCGAGGAGCTGACGTCGAGCATTCGCGAGATCGCCAGCCGCGTGCAGGAAGCGTCGCACATCACGCAGGTGGCGGTGCGGCAGGCGGCGTCGACCAGCGACACGATGTCCAAGCTCGGCCAGTCGAGCCAGGAGATCGGGCAGGTCGTGAAGGTGATCACGTCGATCGCGCAGCAGACCAACCTGCTTGCCCTCAACGCGACGATCGAAGCAGCGCGGGCCGGTGAGGCGGGGAAGGGGTTTGCCGTCGTCGCCAACGAGGTCAAGGAGCTGGCGCGCCAGACGGCCAGGGCCACCGAGGAGATCGGCAACAAGATCGCCGGCGTGCAGGCCGACACCGGGCTGGCCGTGACGGCGATTCGCGAAATCGCGTCCGTGATCGACAAGATCAACGAGATTTCGACGACGATTGCCGGCGCGGTGGAGGAGCAGAACGCCGCGACGAGCGAGATCTCGCGGAACGTCAGCGAGGCGGCACGTGGCACGGCCGACGTGAGCTACAACATCGCGAACGTGACGCAGGTCGCCCTGGAGGGGGGACGCACCGCCGAGAACATCCGGACCGCGTCCGGTCAGCTCTCCGCGGAGTCCGAGAAGCTCAACACCGCGGTTGCGGAGTTCCTGAGGAAGATGCGAGCTTTCTGATCTATGCGCTCTCGCGCGGCGATCGCTCTCGCAATGTTCTTCACGCTGGTCCCGGTGACGCTCCTGGTCCCCGGTCTCCACGAACTGGTCGTGACCGCCCATGGCGGCACGACCAGCGACGCGCATGCGTTCATGACGGTGAACATGATCGCCGGGATGCTCACCGTCCCGTTCGGGATGCGCCTGGCGCGGCGGCGGCAGGATATCGGGCGGTGGATCGCGCTCGCCCTCGCCGTCGATGCGCTGGCCTTCGTCGGCATGGGGATGGCACCGTCGCTCCCGGTGCTCTACGCGTTTCGGGTGCTCGACGGCGCGGTTCACCTGCCGGCGGTCACGCTGCTGATGTTGGCGAGCAACCGGACCTCCGGCGCCCAGCGGGGCGGATCGCTGGGCGCACTGGCGTCGGCCCTGATGATCGGGGTGGCGATCGGCTCGCCGCTCGGCGGGTGGCTGGTGGAGCGTCAGGCGACGATGGTCTACTGGAGTGGTGCTGCGCTCCTGCTGGTGGCCTCGGCGCTCGCGCTCGCGCTCCCCGACGTCCCCGTCCCGGCCGCCGCGGCGCGCACGCACCGGTATGCGTTCGATCGGGCGCGCGTGCAGGCGTGGATTCCGCTGGGCTACGCCTTCATGGATCGGTTCAGCATCGGCGTGTTTGTCTCCACCTTCACGCTCTTCCTGACGCAGGTGCACGGCTTGAGTGCGACGCAGCGCGGGGTGCTCATCGCGCTCTTCATGCTGCCGTTCGCGCTCCTGTGCTACCCGGCCGGCCGGCTGGCCGATCGCATCGGGTGGTTTGCCCCGATGATGGTGGGCAACGTGCTCTTCGGGGCGGTCTTTGCGTCGTACGGGCTGGTGCCTCGCGCGTTCCTCCCGCTGGCGATGCTTGCCTCCGGTGTGCTCTCGGCGCTGATGTTCACCCCGAATCTGCTGCTCATCTCCGACCTGGCGCGACGCGGGCACGGTGAAGGGCTCTTTGGCGCGTTCCAGGTGGCGGGGTCGCTCGGCTTCCTGGTGGGACCCATTGCCGGGGGACTCCTGCTCGCGCTGACCCGCGGCGACGACCCGGTGGCCGGGTATCGGACCATCTTCATGCTGGTGGGCGCGCTGGAGGGCGGACTTGCGCTGCTGGCGTGGGCCGCCCTGCGGGCGCTGGCGCGTGAGGTGCTCGCCGAGCGCGCGGCCGAGCCGGCGGCGATGCGAGGCGTGCGTCCCGCCTCGACCGTGCGCGCCAACACCTAACCCGGCGCAGCCACCGGCGCCCGATCGGGGCTCCGTGCGCCCGTCGCGGAAGGGGCGCCCGGATGGTGCCGCTCGGCGTCGCCCGGCATCCCGCGCGTGATCTCCGACAATAGTCCGCGCGAGAGCTGCCGATACTTGCCGATACGGGCCGCGTCGACTGCCGCGCCACCCGCGCTCCTCCTCCGACCTGTGAGCGACGCGGACATGAAAGAGATCCTCGTCATCGACGATTCCTCGGCCATTCGGAAGGCCATCCGTCGCATCCTCGAGCCGATGGGATACGCCGTTCGAGAGGCGGCCGACGGTGCCAAGGCGCTGGAGGCGTGCCACGGCGCGCGCCCGGATGCCATCCTGTGCGACATCGACATGCCCGTCATGGATGGGCTGACCTTCGTGCGCGTCATGCGCGCGGACCCTGCGTTGCGCGAACTGCCGGTCATCATGTGCACCACGCACAACACGTTCGCCAAGATCCAGGAAGCGATCGGGCTGGGAGCCAACGAGTACATCATGAAGCCCTTTGACGCCGAGATCATCGGCGGGAAGCTCGCGGCCTGCGGGCTCACCGGATGACGGCCCTCCCCCCGATCCGCGTCCTCCTCGTGGACGACAGTGCCGTGGTGCGCGGTGCCATCGGGAAGATCCTCGAGGCCGAACGCGACATCAAGGTCGTCACCACCGCGCCTAACGGGCAGATGGCGCTCGATGCCCTGCGACACACCGAGATCGACGTCGTGTTGCTCGACGTCGAGATGCCGGTGATGGACGGCATCACGGCGCTCCCACTGATTCTCTCGGCGCATCCGAAGACGCGCGTGATCATGACCAGCTCGCTCACGCAGCAGGGGGCGGCGATCACGATGCAGGCGCTGGCTCTCGGGGCGACCGACTACATCTCGAAGCCTTCGGCGCGGGCCGGTGGCACGGCGCTGGCGGCCGTGGCTGGCGAGATCGTCTCGAAGGTGCGTGCCATCGGGCGCGCCAAGAAGGTCAACATCGATCCCCCCGTGTTTCGCGGGTTGCACGCGGCCGCGCCGGCGCCGGCGTCGATCATCGTCGCTGCGACCGGGCACGGTGGGGACGTGGCGCCCAAGGCGCTGGCCATCGCCGCCAGCACGGGAGGGCCTAACGCGTTGGCCGACGTCCTCTCGCGCCTCCCGGCGGACTTCCCGCTGCCCGTCTTCATCACGCAGCACATGCCGCCGGTCTTCACCGCGCTGCTCGCGCAGCGCCTGCAGCGCGACTGCGGCCGCCCCTGCGTGGAAGCGACGCACGGGATGCCGGTGCGCCCTGGGTGTACGTACGTGGCCCCGGGCGACTGGCACCTCCTGGTGCACACCGTGGAAGGGCAACCGGTCATTCGGCTCGAGCAGTCGCCACCGGAGAATCACTGCCGCCCCGCGGCCGATCCGATGCTGCGTTCGATCGCGGCCGTGTACGGGGCGGCGACGCTCGCGGTCGTCTTGACCGGGATGGGCGAGGACGGGCGCCGTGGCTGCGCGACCGTGCGCGAGCGCGGCGGGCGCATTCTGGTGCAGGACGAAGCCTCATCGGTCGTCTGGGGAATGCCCGGGGCGGTGGCATCGGCAGGGCTCGCGAATTGGATCCTACCGCTCCCCGATATTGCGTCGAA
Proteins encoded in this window:
- a CDS encoding insulinase family protein — its product is MSSKPRVRAASFPRLARFLAAVPLAASLAAPLGAQEAAATRTRPATAGTLNAQRIPTDPAVRVGRLPNGLRYFIRRNAKPEQRVELRLVINAGSVLEDDDQRGLAHFTEHMLFNGTRRFKKNDIVSYLESIGVKFGADLNAYTGFDETVYILPVPTDKPGLLEKSFGILEDWAHGALFDSTDVVNERGVVLEEWRGGLGADTRIRDKQFPVIFRGSRYAERLPIGLPEIIQGANPGPLKRFYREWYRPDNMAVVAVGDVDPNRLESLLRRRFSSLVRPPRARPRAMIGVPDNDSTLVSIATDPEQQFSSVTVLFKHPPARQRTVADYRRALVGQLYNDMLNQRLTEISRRADAPFSFAGSDYGSFVRSTDVYQLSAAAKDGGIIPALEAVLIEARRVDQHGFLASELQRARTAILRAYESAYAERDKSESANYVEEYVEQFLTGTPAPGIAWEYREVQRLLPTVTLDEVNALARTWIGKRNRVVTVAAPAKDSATVPTEGAILAAFRKADATTVSAYTETVSDAPLVGTIPRPGRIVAESTVTDLGATIWTLSNGARVVLKPTTFKADEVLMRAYSPGGSSLVSDDDYPSAMLATTIAERGGLGDVSAIDLGKKLTGKQARANVFIDGMSEGLSGGGSTKDLETIFQLAHLRFTAPRRDSSAFLAFKAQVAPFFANRANSPDAVFSDTVMLTLAQHHPRAQPVSQALFDRVSFAKAFDIYRDRFADASDFTFVFVGSFTLDRMRPLVEQWLATLPATGRREAGRDVGIRPPDGVVERTVRKGVEPKASTLVLYHGETTFSPEARYALRALSEYLEMRLLENLREALGGTYSVSVGGQASKLPRPEYSVTIQFGSSPTRSDSLFRTIVAVIDSVKAGAIAEGDVQKVREQQLRTLEVNRQENSYWLSNLSARLENGEDPRGLLAYEQLIRGLSAAQLQAAARQFLDASRYARFVLLPVSVTP
- a CDS encoding chemotaxis protein CheW, producing the protein MDDLLRDFLTESAENLQKLDQDLIELEQRPHDLALVHSIFRTIHTIKGTCGFIGLPRLEVLAHVTESVLGAVREGRLMVVPSMISDILQSVDTIKAIQGELERSETEPAGDDTALLGSLQAWMDCATTPVSNLPMAPTPDAVRAIMASNTPGAPVASPPATATSPAAFTPDDDEAELVGGTRGTFEDFGTGEVLAIHVDATKTVRSTGGASAVPGTSIPAAATVGAPDVTPTPPPVQAATAGSTAAPPPNATEGSRADGASSEARGSIADSSLRVNVTLLDKLMNLVGELVLARNQLIQLSAADDDSVYAAPVQHLNRVTTDLQEAVMRTRMQAIGGAWSKLPRLVRDLAKASGKQLALEMHGAETELDRQILQAIQDPLTHMVRNSADHGVELPDVRRSAGKPEQGTIRLNAYHEGGHVILEIADDGAGISVEKVRRKAVERGLVPADVAATLSEAQVFRFIFEPGFSTAEKITNVSGRGVGMDVVRSNIEKIGGTVELSSREGRGTTVRVKIPLTLAIISALLVGSASEVFAIPQIGVVELVRVNDEVRHRIEEVQGARFFRLRDTLLPLVSLAERLVLSTTLLPDEYNIIVCQVGELRVGLVVDEVFDTQEIVVKPVGRLVKHLPVYAGCTILGDGRVIMILDTTGIANEALAVTHAEQAAGAATELDASEDGATESVLVYDAGSTALQAVPLSLVARLEEIPADQIEEADGRALVQYRGALLPLLPASAAMDLRARNPRPVIVFTDNGRSMGVAVDEIRDIVDARLTLDQATHRPGVLGVCVIGGRATEIIDTNHFLRQAFGDWFAPAAQLQRGDTHVLLVDDSRFFLSLIAPVLRGAGYKVSTASDGRDALTYLERGDRYDIIISDIDMPAVDGFALAREIRANPAWSDVPLLALTGRSTPADRERARACGFDEFLVKFDREAVLSALQRLAAAAGVPA
- a CDS encoding MFS transporter; this encodes MFFTLVPVTLLVPGLHELVVTAHGGTTSDAHAFMTVNMIAGMLTVPFGMRLARRRQDIGRWIALALAVDALAFVGMGMAPSLPVLYAFRVLDGAVHLPAVTLLMLASNRTSGAQRGGSLGALASALMIGVAIGSPLGGWLVERQATMVYWSGAALLLVASALALALPDVPVPAAAARTHRYAFDRARVQAWIPLGYAFMDRFSIGVFVSTFTLFLTQVHGLSATQRGVLIALFMLPFALLCYPAGRLADRIGWFAPMMVGNVLFGAVFASYGLVPRAFLPLAMLASGVLSALMFTPNLLLISDLARRGHGEGLFGAFQVAGSLGFLVGPIAGGLLLALTRGDDPVAGYRTIFMLVGALEGGLALLAWAALRALAREVLAERAAEPAAMRGVRPASTVRANT
- a CDS encoding response regulator codes for the protein MKEILVIDDSSAIRKAIRRILEPMGYAVREAADGAKALEACHGARPDAILCDIDMPVMDGLTFVRVMRADPALRELPVIMCTTHNTFAKIQEAIGLGANEYIMKPFDAEIIGGKLAACGLTG
- a CDS encoding chemotaxis response regulator protein-glutamate methylesterase, yielding MTALPPIRVLLVDDSAVVRGAIGKILEAERDIKVVTTAPNGQMALDALRHTEIDVVLLDVEMPVMDGITALPLILSAHPKTRVIMTSSLTQQGAAITMQALALGATDYISKPSARAGGTALAAVAGEIVSKVRAIGRAKKVNIDPPVFRGLHAAAPAPASIIVAATGHGGDVAPKALAIAASTGGPNALADVLSRLPADFPLPVFITQHMPPVFTALLAQRLQRDCGRPCVEATHGMPVRPGCTYVAPGDWHLLVHTVEGQPVIRLEQSPPENHCRPAADPMLRSIAAVYGAATLAVVLTGMGEDGRRGCATVRERGGRILVQDEASSVVWGMPGAVASAGLANWILPLPDIASKISSLCFVGAT